The proteins below come from a single Benincasa hispida cultivar B227 chromosome 4, ASM972705v1, whole genome shotgun sequence genomic window:
- the LOC120075388 gene encoding uncharacterized protein LOC120075388: protein MRTKTAQNQSKFIRFVTLPIRALGKAKDFYVRSIMDCAPRVSHGYPSGQLPVLPKSYSSRSCRSNETDDFRELVKAASVRSLDIKDIDADILYPQRLKQSKGLPKSCSVGMGRIDEDTACEFEDGVEDKADLVYPRSKSYAVTNSKPGF from the coding sequence ATGAGGACCAAAACAGCGCAAAATCAAAGCAAATTCATCCGATTCGTTACACTACCCATCAGAGCTTTAGGCAAGGCCAAGGATTTCTATGTAAGAAGCATCATGGATTGTGCTCCAAGAGTCTCTCATGGCTACCCATCTGGCCAATTGCCCGTCTTGCCCAAAAGCTACAGCTCTCGCTCTTGCAGATCCAATGAAACCGACGATTTCAGAGAGCTTGTTAAGGCCGCTTCCGTTAGAAGCTTGGACATTAAAGATATCGATGCCGATATTCTTTATCCACAGAGGCTAAAACAGTCCAAAGGGCTGCCCAAAAGTTGCAGTGTTGGAATGGGTAGGATTGATGAGGATACTGCTTGTGAATTTGAAGATGGCGTTGAAGATAAGGCTGATTTGGTTTATCCAAGAAGTAAAAGCTACGCTGTGACGAATTCAAAACCTGGGTTTTGA